In the genome of Prosthecobacter algae, one region contains:
- the holA gene encoding DNA polymerase III subunit delta, whose translation MPPPKKTAPASQVHAILGTDDARVKEMAMKTVQRLTPPGADEFANEIVEGNADNAEHAGQICSNVIMALQTMPFFGGAKIVWLKGANFLGDNQTGKSQAAVQGFENILDVIEAGLGPDVSFVLSANSIDKRRTAYKRLGKLAAIEVFDKPDTSKAGWEGAVMAHASQKARELGLTFESGALDLLVQMAGDDTRQLENEIVKIDLYLGERRRCGINTVRGLVSLSRSGVIWEIGNAIGARDLQRALELLGVLLYQGQNAIGILLGAIVPRVRSLLIVKELATKYKVNKSNYSGFTSSLEALPSSATSHLPRKKDGSGFNAYPLFLALNEAGRFTLEELHAALVACLDANVKLVTTQLDNKVVLERLLVGLLTPRVKR comes from the coding sequence ATGCCTCCTCCGAAAAAGACAGCTCCCGCCAGCCAGGTCCATGCCATCTTGGGCACCGACGATGCCCGGGTGAAGGAGATGGCCATGAAGACCGTGCAGCGCCTCACGCCTCCCGGGGCCGATGAGTTCGCCAATGAGATCGTCGAGGGCAATGCCGACAATGCCGAGCACGCCGGGCAGATCTGCTCAAACGTCATCATGGCTCTCCAGACCATGCCATTCTTCGGCGGGGCCAAGATCGTCTGGCTCAAAGGGGCCAACTTTTTGGGCGACAACCAGACCGGCAAATCACAGGCGGCAGTCCAGGGATTTGAAAACATCCTCGACGTCATCGAGGCGGGACTCGGCCCCGATGTCAGCTTTGTCCTCAGTGCCAATTCCATTGATAAGCGTCGCACCGCTTACAAGCGCCTCGGCAAACTGGCTGCCATCGAAGTCTTCGACAAACCCGACACCAGCAAGGCTGGCTGGGAAGGTGCCGTCATGGCCCATGCTAGCCAAAAGGCCCGCGAGCTGGGGCTTACCTTTGAAAGTGGTGCGCTGGATCTTCTCGTGCAGATGGCCGGGGATGACACCCGCCAGCTTGAAAACGAGATCGTCAAAATTGATCTCTACCTGGGAGAACGCCGTCGCTGCGGCATCAATACCGTGCGTGGCCTTGTCTCCCTCAGCCGTTCCGGCGTCATTTGGGAAATCGGCAACGCCATCGGCGCACGCGATCTCCAGCGTGCGTTGGAACTCCTCGGCGTGCTGCTTTATCAGGGACAAAACGCCATCGGCATCCTCCTTGGGGCCATCGTTCCCCGTGTGCGCAGCCTGCTCATCGTCAAAGAACTGGCCACGAAGTACAAGGTGAACAAGTCCAACTACAGTGGCTTCACCTCCAGCCTGGAAGCCCTGCCCAGCAGCGCCACCTCCCACCTGCCCCGCAAAAAAGACGGCTCTGGCTTCAATGCCTACCCCCTTTTCCTCGCCCTCAATGAAGCCGGGCGCTTCACTCTGGAAGAACTCCACGCCGCCCTCGTCGCCTGCCTGGACGCCAATGTGAAACTCGTCACCACCCAGTTGGATAACAAAGTGGTCCTGGAGCGCCTCTTGGTCGGCCTGCTGACCCCTCGCGTAAAACGCTAA
- a CDS encoding PQQ-dependent sugar dehydrogenase produces MNALRCLIALLFALPLLGHGAFPALYMKPVCLQQIHSPTNITAAKDGSGRLFICDQPGKIHLFQRGMLMPTPFLDLSDAGLAKVYVHPTNLASYSERGLLGMAFHPDFDEPLAPGYRRFYVNYTALPTTPTTNPTTPQDCVTVISEFRVSANDPNVADPASERILLTYGQPQFNHNGGQIEFGPDGLLYIGSGDGGSANDNNAGHTGGSSTNPRPNGILGNGQDRRTLLGKILRIDPLGTNGPGGQYGIPQDNPFIDAQQDFADNALDGPIRPEIYAYGMRNPWRFSFDNLAGGTGRLFCGDVGQGKVEEVNLITKGGNYGWRYREGTFVFDPLMATNGIAPASPIDPVAQYKHPGSDPAILLPELGLSITGGYVYRGTAIPAMVGKYVFADYGATFGSAAGRLMGLEETAPDSGVFTLTESLPLMGGNPFPLRVQCLGQDESGELYIGTKETAGVTQQSEGRPTGGIYKIMPLPSTGSVTLNTASTIKDTTLFSESEFSNGSGSHFFAGSASITGIRRAFLSFPVNDSTLPAGAFVTSASVILFANQQAQSAVPGAFSLHKASAAWGEGTSSSDSQNPGPGYGIEAAVGDATWQLRQVAVVGAPPTGTAWTTPGGDFASTPSATITISNTGTVTMSSAQLVEDVNSWIETPATNFGWCLRGPENETLVARRFTSRNSNSSSQRPRMVIHYATGTPPPSHRENWLTTYFPDEPIGFYLDDAADPDQDGISNLHEYAYGLGPTHADADDGFTISTAPGTGGSTVHTLTFRRDSAATDLTYQLQTSPDLVTWTTIATSLAGNGAQGSNGGSVQSDTVITGTLRLVTVRENLSAAVKARRFVRLNVIRSF; encoded by the coding sequence ATGAACGCCCTGCGCTGCCTCATTGCCCTGTTGTTTGCTTTGCCCCTGCTGGGCCACGGGGCTTTTCCGGCCTTGTACATGAAGCCGGTTTGTCTTCAACAAATCCATTCTCCCACCAACATCACGGCGGCCAAGGATGGCAGTGGGCGTCTCTTCATCTGTGACCAGCCGGGAAAGATTCATCTTTTCCAGCGTGGTATGCTCATGCCCACACCTTTCCTGGATCTTTCCGATGCGGGATTGGCCAAAGTTTATGTTCACCCAACCAACCTGGCGTCTTACTCAGAACGCGGCCTGTTAGGTATGGCTTTCCATCCGGATTTTGACGAGCCTCTGGCCCCCGGTTACCGTCGCTTTTACGTGAACTACACGGCGTTACCCACCACTCCGACGACTAACCCAACCACACCGCAGGATTGTGTGACGGTCATCTCAGAGTTCCGAGTCTCGGCCAATGATCCGAATGTGGCTGATCCTGCCAGCGAACGCATTCTGCTGACCTATGGACAACCCCAGTTCAATCACAACGGTGGTCAGATCGAGTTTGGTCCCGATGGCCTGCTCTATATCGGTAGCGGAGATGGCGGCAGCGCCAATGACAACAATGCAGGGCACACCGGAGGCAGCAGCACCAATCCACGGCCTAACGGCATCCTCGGCAACGGCCAGGACCGGCGGACCTTGCTGGGCAAGATTCTGCGTATCGATCCCCTCGGCACAAACGGACCCGGTGGACAATATGGCATCCCGCAGGACAATCCCTTCATCGATGCCCAGCAGGACTTCGCAGACAATGCCCTGGATGGCCCGATACGCCCGGAGATCTACGCTTATGGAATGCGAAATCCCTGGCGCTTTTCCTTCGACAATCTCGCAGGTGGAACCGGGCGGCTGTTTTGTGGCGATGTGGGCCAGGGCAAGGTGGAGGAGGTGAACCTGATCACCAAGGGTGGCAACTATGGCTGGCGCTACCGGGAAGGCACCTTCGTGTTTGATCCGCTCATGGCGACCAACGGCATCGCTCCGGCATCCCCGATCGATCCAGTCGCGCAATACAAGCACCCGGGCTCTGATCCCGCGATTCTTCTGCCAGAGCTAGGCCTCTCCATCACAGGAGGCTACGTCTATCGCGGCACCGCTATTCCAGCGATGGTGGGCAAGTATGTCTTCGCCGATTACGGAGCCACCTTTGGCAGTGCGGCAGGCCGCCTCATGGGACTAGAGGAAACCGCGCCGGACAGCGGCGTTTTCACCCTCACGGAGTCACTTCCGCTCATGGGTGGGAATCCGTTCCCTCTGCGTGTCCAATGCCTGGGGCAGGATGAGTCCGGGGAGCTCTACATCGGCACCAAAGAAACTGCCGGAGTCACCCAGCAAAGCGAAGGACGGCCCACGGGTGGGATCTACAAAATCATGCCCTTGCCCAGCACCGGCAGCGTGACTCTCAACACGGCCTCAACCATCAAAGACACGACCCTTTTTTCAGAAAGTGAATTCAGTAACGGCTCCGGCTCCCACTTCTTTGCCGGATCGGCTAGCATCACTGGAATACGCCGCGCTTTCCTCTCTTTTCCTGTCAACGACAGCACGCTGCCAGCAGGGGCGTTTGTTACCAGCGCCAGTGTCATCCTATTTGCGAATCAGCAGGCGCAGTCAGCTGTCCCCGGTGCCTTCTCACTTCACAAAGCCAGCGCCGCCTGGGGCGAAGGAACCTCCTCTTCTGATTCCCAAAATCCAGGCCCAGGTTATGGCATCGAAGCAGCCGTGGGAGACGCCACCTGGCAGTTGCGGCAGGTTGCCGTCGTTGGTGCCCCCCCCACAGGCACGGCCTGGACAACTCCAGGTGGAGACTTTGCCAGCACCCCCTCCGCGACGATCACAATCTCCAATACCGGGACCGTGACGATGAGCAGCGCCCAACTGGTCGAAGATGTGAATTCCTGGATCGAAACTCCGGCTACCAACTTCGGCTGGTGTCTGCGAGGCCCCGAGAATGAGACCCTCGTGGCACGCCGTTTCACCAGCCGCAATTCCAACTCCTCCTCTCAGCGCCCGCGCATGGTCATTCACTATGCCACAGGGACTCCTCCACCCAGCCATCGCGAAAACTGGCTGACCACCTACTTTCCTGATGAGCCCATAGGCTTTTACCTGGATGATGCCGCTGACCCGGACCAGGACGGCATCTCCAACCTACACGAATACGCCTATGGCCTGGGCCCCACCCATGCGGACGCTGACGATGGCTTCACGATCTCCACAGCCCCCGGAACCGGCGGCAGCACGGTGCATACCCTCACTTTCCGGCGGGACAGCGCCGCCACGGACCTGACCTACCAGCTCCAGACCAGCCCTGATCTGGTCACCTGGACCACCATCGCCACCAGTCTCGCCGGCAATGGCGCTCAGGGCAGCAACGGCGGATCGGTCCAGTCAGACACCGTCATCACCGGCACCCTGCGCCTTGTCACCGTCCGCGAAAACTTGTCCGCCGCCGTGAAGGCTCGCCGCTTCGTCCGGCTGAATGTGATCCGCTCGTTTTGA